Proteins encoded together in one Falco biarmicus isolate bFalBia1 chromosome 4, bFalBia1.pri, whole genome shotgun sequence window:
- the USP42 gene encoding ubiquitin carboxyl-terminal hydrolase 42: MTIVNKPKSSKPKKPSSGQSDKPKKPRIRIMSSRTANLGRVPPGEDPNKVSADKGRGGAIYCRSSQKSKHFAQRDLVVNDGIAPPQRILFPPEKICMDWQQKQSVGVGLLNLGNTCFLNSTLQCLTYTPPLANYMLSLEHTQSCHEEGFCMMCTMETHINQVLCCSNNAIKPTSVINGLKRIGKHFHFGSQEDAHEFLCFTVDALQKACLNGSTKLDRSSQATTLIYQIFGGYLRSRVKCLNCKAVSDTYEPFLDITLDIKAVTSVTKALEQFVKPEQLDGENSYKCSKCKKMVPASKRYTIHRSSNVLTISLKRFANFTGGKINKEVKYPEYLDLRAYMSQSIGDPLFYALYAVLVHSGFNCNAGHYLCFIKAGNGLWYRMNDASVELSDIKTVLNQQAYVLFYIRRYDLTLGDRTFYLPAPSYPRSFLGQRGSNSKQAGYMGPRLPPHMIKNSSRLNGNGPLKEDTVNITLKRPSSAPPTACIQNWSINRPSITEPSKNQKITISIHNKMPVCQSVSHSDTSTSSLENEDLSKPVPSSTITNSSAAESTSNASTMSVVTNMSKQEAPNEIFVEPAMNGNPKLSSENAVPYSAESSGKSEELKGLFKRNCNIVSSNGILTGKMVCALQNSHSSSQSAEEERSQRELPKNDSLNGAISLDNESKANGLKLDDSLCQVQPVQPSEIFFSNTNGFFETIPVALSPIPQEVILESIAYSQLHSLSEQISVPGPQKPSENDALMESVVMEALFAYEESRKISSNFSCDVEKLFSQSDSETFSTKEEVAESVITKVDNAHPNINGQHKVRKKSLDAEDEFLGQCESEDSRDKDKPTRAKEPELISKENPSYIKESPESEEKLGQMSSIKSDIECSSQKPVASLDITDKCQDTKDISNNYVEVPPVNDSSITKLDKVLESQFSRENEGLSNKNCEDDKHRKKYKKKMHETKKTDKEHYRKKRQYSDTEEKEKQSRSRSDDRSHKRRCSRSVETHKQNRHKQEYCNESKYRSSHNERSSPNNGKSSGKYPRYRSRSRERTEQDRNRYYHSKGERTWSRERYYQDEPRRWEKCRYYDYYSSHGTREGRERKSSHCDKDFDKSSQAYNSRSHKDYHCKSRWAYNTPSREEDAHHFSSHRASLHHCSVPPQQPEKYSRERHAFPPVSAHANFEDFSRENEKEKLRNGKRKYTDTEGSGSEIEKKCRKTDDQRMKKYKKVKKKKKSKDKHRDKDYKLNDVDVSVLHFDNDNRKHKKKKKKKKHVRKLKDLLECLDHRFQKKTWEKAESCPPGDYLREQYRNQGSKELCKEGKLFAAGDCKNYSSVKSNEYVKDAELTDVSLPCLN, translated from the exons ATGACCATAGTTAACAAGCCAAAATCttcaaaacctaaaaaaccCTCATCAGGGCAATCTGATAAACCTAAGAAGCCCCGTATTAGAATCATGTCATCACGCACTGCAAATCTGGGCCGGGTACCACCTGGAGAAGATCCAAACAAAGTATCTGCGGACAAAGGACGTGGAGGTGCTATTTATTGTAGATCATCTCAAAAATCTAAGCATTTTGCCCAAAGAGATCTAG TTGTTAACGATGGAATTGCCCCGCCACAGAGGATTCTTTTTCCACCTGAGAAAATATGCATGGATTGGCAACAAAAACAAAGTGTTGGAGTTGGGCTGCTGAATCTCGGCAACACGTGTTTTCTTAATTCTACTCTACAGTGTTTGACTTACACGCCTCCTCTCGCCAATTACATGCTTTCTCTTGAACACACCCAGTCAT GTCATGAAGAAGGCTTCTGTATGATGTGCACGATGGAAACTCACATTAACCAGGTCCTGTGTTGCTCTAATAATGCCATCAAACCTACATCTGTTATTAATGGCCTTAAAA GAAtaggaaaacatttccattttggCAGTCAAGAGGATGCACATGAATTCTTATGCTTCACTGTTGATGCTTTGCAGAAAGCTTGCTTGAATGGAAGCACCAA attggATCGATCTTCTCAAGCCACCACACTTATTTATCAAATATTTGGAGGATATCTTAGATCCCGAG TAAAGTGCTTGAACTGCAAAGCAGTTTCAGATACGTACGAGCCATTCCTTGATATTACTTTGGATATAAAG GCAGTTACATCTGTCACCAAAGCTCTAGAACAATTTGTGAAACCAGAACAACTGGACGGTGAAAATAGCTATAAATGTAGCAA GTGTAAAAAGATGGTTCCTGCATCAAAGAGATACACGATACATCGTTCTTCCAATGTTCTTACAATATCGCTGAAAAGATTTGCAAATTTCACAGGTGGAAAGATCAACAAG GAGGTAAAATACCCTGAATATTTGGATCTTCGAGCATATATGTCCCAGTCGATTGGAGATCCACTCTTCTATGCTTTATATGCAGTTCTCGTACATAGTGGTTTCAACTGTAATGCAGGACACTATCTCTGCTTCATAAAG GCCGGTAATGGACTTTGGTATCGAATGAACGATGCCTCAGTTGAGCTTTCTGATATCAAAACAGTCCTCAATCAGCAAGCTTATGTACTTTTTTATATCAG GCGCTATGATTTGACACTTGGAGATCGTACTTTTTACTTACCAGCACCGTCTTATCCCCGTTCATTCCTTGGTCAGCGAGGGTCTAATAGTAAGCAGGCTGGATATATGGGACCACGACTTCCTCCTCATATGATTAAG aattcaaGTCGTTTAAATGGAAATGGACCCCTAAAAGAGGATACTGTTAATATCACCCTAAAGAGACCATCTTCAGCTCCACCGACAGCTTGTATTCAAAACTGGTCAATTAACAGGCCTTCAATTACAGAGCCATCAAAAAACCAGAAGATCACTATCAGTATTCATAACAAAATGCCTGTGTGTCAGAGTGTGTCACACTCTGACACTAGTACCAGTTCTTTGGAAAATGAGGATCTAAGCAAGCCTGTTCCTTCATCCACAATTACAAATTCTTCTGCAGCAGAGTCTACCTCAAATGCATCTACAATGTCAGTTGTCACTAACATGTCCAAACAGGAAGCTCCTAATGAAATTTTTGTTGAGCCAGCAATGAATGGAAATCCTAAACTCAGCTCTGAGAACGCAGTCCCTTACAGTGCGGAATCTTCAGGAAAGTCTGAGGAGTTGAAGGGCTTGTTTAAAAGGAATTGCAACATAGTATCTTCTAATGGAATTTTGACTGGAAAGATGGTCTGTGCGTTGCAGAATTCCCATTCTTCCTCTCAAAGCGCTGAAGAAGAAAGATCCCAGCGTGAGCTGCCAAAAAATGATTCACTAAATGGTGCTATTAGTTTAGATAATGAATCTAAAGCAAATGGACTGAAACTTGATGATTCCCTTTGCCAAGTCCAACCTGTTCAACCTTCTGAGATTTTCTTCTCTAACACAAATGGATTTTTCGAAACA ATACCTGTAGCTTTGTCACCAATTCCTCAAGAAGTAATCTTAGAATCTATTGCATACAGCCAGCTGCACAGCTTATCAGAGCAAATAAG tGTCCCTGGACCTCAGAAACCTTCTGAGAATGATGCTCTTATGGAAAGTGTAGTGATGGAAGCACTGTTTGCCTATGAAGAATCCAGGAAGATTTCTTCCAATTTTAGCTGTGATGTTGAGAAACTTTTTAGTCAATCAGATTCTGAAACCTTTTCTACCAAAGAAGAAGTTGCTGAAAGTGTTATAACAAAAGTTGATAATGCGCATCCCAATATCAATGGTCAGCACAAGGTCAGGAAAAAATCTTTGGATGCTGAAGATGAATTCCTTGGGCAGTGTGAATCTGAAGACAGTAGAGACAAAGACAAACCAACAAGAGCAAAAGAACCTGAactcatttcaaaagaaaatccttcatACATCAAAGAGTCTCCTGAGAGCGAAGAGAAATTAGGCCAAATGTCCTCTATAAAGTCTGACATCGAATGTAGTTCTCAAAAACCTGTTGCATCTCTGGATATTACAGATAAATGCCAAGATACAAAGGACATCTCTAATAACTATGTAGAGGTACCACCTGTTAATGACTCTTCTATTACAAAGCTGGATAAAGTTTTGGAGAGTCAATTTTCTAGAGAAAATGAGGGACTGAGTAATAAAAACTGTGAAGATGATaaacataggaaaaaatataagaaaaaaatgcacgAGACTAAAAAAACTGACAAAGAGCACTACCGAAAGAAGAGACAGTACTCTGACACTGAAGAGAAGGAGAAGCAATCCAGAAGCAGATCAGACGATCGTTCCCACAAGAGGAGGTGCTCTCGCAGTGTGGAAACACATAAGCAAAATCGTCATAAGCAGGAGTATTGCAATGAAAGCAAGTACAGATCTTCCCATAATGAAAGAAGCAGTCCAAATAATGGCAAAAGCTCAGGAAAATATCCTCGTTATAGATCCCgaagcagagagagaacagaACAAGACAGGAATAGGTATTATCATTCCAAAGGAGAGAGAACTTGGAGCAGAGAAAGATATTATCAAGATGAACCACGGAGATGGGAAAAATGCCGATACTACGATTATTATTCCTCTCATGGAACAAGAGAGGGTAGAGAGAGGAAGTCCTCTCATTGTGATAAAGACTTTGACAAATCAAGTCAAGCTTACAACAGCAGGTCACACAAGGATTATCATTGCAAAAGCAGATGGGCTTACAACACACCTTCTAGGGAGGAAGACGCACATCACTTCAGCAGCCACAGGGCGAGCTTGCATCACTGTTCAGTCCCTCCGCAGCAACCTGAAAAATATTCTCGTGAAAGGCATGCATTTCCACCCGTGTCAGCTCATGCAAATTTTGAGGACTTTTCCCgggaaaatgagaaggaaaaactgagaaatggcaaaagaaaatataccGACACAGAAGGAAGCGGAAGcgaaatagaaaagaaatgccGAAAGACAGATGaccaaagaatgaaaaaatacaagaaggtcaagaagaaaaagaagtccaAAGACAAACATCGAGACAAGGATTACAA ACTTAATGATGTGGATGTCTCTGTGCTCCACTTTGATAATGACAATCGCAAACataagaagaagaagaaaaagaagaaacatgtGAGGAAACTGAAAGACTTGTTGGAGTGTTTAGATCATCgcttccagaagaaaacatggGAGAAGGCAGAGTCCTGTCCTCCAGGCGACTATTTACGTGAGCAATACAGAAACCAGGGCAGTAAAGAACTCTGCAAGGAAGGGAAGCTTTTTGCTGCAGGCGACTGCAAGAACTACAGTTCCGTCAAATCCAATGAGTATGTTAAAG atgcagAGCTTACTGATGTAAGCCTTCCATGCTTAAACTAA